A part of Anaerotignum faecicola genomic DNA contains:
- a CDS encoding plasmid mobilization protein: protein MARPKKETEKYRNHRITIRFTDLEYSIIETAARQTNMSLAAYVRTQVLKGQVHTKIEIVTDVPEIKKLLAEFGKIGSNLNQIAKYFNQGGILSQEMRGEINKRLRDLYEMKYKVMEMAGDFHGNTETHRK from the coding sequence ATGGCAAGACCAAAGAAAGAAACTGAAAAGTATCGTAATCATCGTATTACTATTCGATTCACAGATCTTGAATATTCAATTATTGAAACTGCAGCCAGACAAACCAATATGTCTCTGGCCGCTTATGTACGAACACAAGTTTTAAAAGGACAGGTACATACCAAAATCGAAATCGTTACTGACGTTCCAGAAATAAAGAAGCTACTCGCAGAGTTTGGAAAGATAGGCAGCAACCTCAATCAGATCGCAAAATATTTTAATCAGGGTGGGATTCTTTCACAGGAAATGCGTGGTGAAATAAATAAGCGACTTCGAGATTTATACGAAATGAAATATAAGGTAATGGAAATGGCTGGTGACTTTCATGGCAATACTGAAACACATCGCAAGTAA
- a CDS encoding response regulator transcription factor produces MNRILIIDDDRELCALIKRSVQTENIAADFCNTGKEGLQKLKEQEYQLVILDVMMPGMDGFETLEEIRKEHSLPILMFTSKNDSISKVRGLRAGADDYLTKPFDMDELIARIVSLIRRYTRFNQQAGTVQKLNFDGLQIDLENRSVTTGNGTFELPPKEFDLLLYCVKNQGRILTKQQIYEEVWGEEYFYDDSNIMAIISRLRKKLEVNPSNPKYIQTVKGIGYRFNKEV; encoded by the coding sequence ATGAATAGAATTTTGATTATAGATGATGACAGAGAACTGTGTGCCTTAATTAAGCGCAGCGTACAAACGGAAAATATAGCAGCCGATTTTTGTAATACCGGAAAAGAGGGCTTGCAGAAATTAAAAGAGCAGGAATATCAGCTTGTAATACTGGATGTGATGATGCCCGGTATGGATGGGTTTGAAACACTGGAAGAAATCCGTAAAGAGCATAGTTTGCCAATTTTAATGTTCACATCCAAAAATGACAGCATTTCTAAGGTGCGGGGGTTACGGGCCGGAGCGGACGATTATCTGACAAAGCCGTTTGATATGGATGAGCTGATTGCCCGTATTGTGTCCCTCATTCGCCGTTACACTCGCTTTAATCAGCAAGCCGGAACGGTGCAAAAGCTGAATTTTGATGGATTACAAATTGACCTTGAAAATCGTTCCGTTACTACGGGAAACGGCACTTTTGAACTTCCACCAAAGGAATTTGATTTGCTGCTCTATTGTGTAAAAAATCAAGGAAGGATTTTAACAAAGCAGCAGATTTATGAAGAAGTATGGGGTGAAGAATATTTCTATGATGACAGTAACATTATGGCGATTATCAGTCGGCTTCGTAAAAAATTAGAAGTCAACCCCTCCAATCCAAAGTACATCCAAACTGTCAAAGGGATCGGTTATCGCTTTAACAAGGAGGTGTAG
- a CDS encoding winged helix-turn-helix domain-containing protein translates to MYNRVWKEPYFGNHNIVMSHIRNLREKIEDDPSKPMYIQTVWGVGYRFNKNLSSGL, encoded by the coding sequence ATATACAATCGTGTTTGGAAAGAACCTTATTTTGGCAATCATAACATTGTCATGAGCCATATTCGTAACCTACGTGAGAAAATAGAAGATGATCCAAGTAAACCAATGTACATACAGACAGTGTGGGGAGTTGGGTATCGCTTTAATAAAAATTTAAGCAGTGGTCTGTGA
- a CDS encoding sensor histidine kinase: MEIIVFLSIVIAVVAVLTSIVLVRRIKKQIAEMTDALVDVKNGNGNRRILSATNELTAPLAYEINEIVVAYESRLSAVRQTEETNRQLMTSLSHDVRTPLTTLIGYLDAAHKGIVTGKDRDDYIETARRKAHDLKEYIDVLFDWFKLNSNEFALEIQSIEAAEFTRNILIDWIPIFEDKQVDYDIDISEQPVRVRLDIDSYMRIINNLIQNVIAHSHADKIKISLSKKENSMELLLADNGVGIEKEDLKHIFERLYKCDKGRSEKGSGLGLSIVHQLVEKMGGSIAVESIPGKGTEFSLRFPLEI, translated from the coding sequence ATGGAAATCATCGTATTCTTGTCCATTGTGATTGCTGTTGTGGCTGTATTGACTTCCATCGTTCTCGTTCGGCGTATAAAAAAACAAATAGCAGAAATGACCGATGCATTGGTTGATGTGAAAAATGGAAATGGCAATCGGCGTATTTTGTCTGCAACAAATGAACTAACAGCCCCTCTTGCCTATGAAATCAATGAGATCGTTGTGGCTTATGAAAGCAGGCTTTCTGCTGTGCGACAGACGGAAGAAACCAACCGCCAGCTTATGACGAGCCTTTCTCACGATGTTCGGACGCCTCTTACCACTCTGATCGGGTATCTTGATGCTGCACACAAAGGTATTGTCACGGGAAAAGACCGGGATGATTATATTGAAACTGCTCGCCGGAAAGCCCACGATCTGAAAGAATATATTGATGTGCTTTTTGACTGGTTCAAGTTAAATTCCAACGAGTTTGCTTTGGAAATCCAGAGCATTGAGGCCGCAGAGTTTACAAGGAATATCCTGATTGACTGGATACCGATTTTTGAGGATAAACAGGTTGATTATGACATTGATATTTCCGAACAGCCTGTCCGGGTAAGATTGGATATAGACAGCTATATGAGAATCATCAATAATCTCATTCAAAATGTCATCGCTCATAGCCATGCGGACAAAATTAAAATCTCCCTATCGAAGAAGGAAAACAGCATGGAGTTGCTGCTGGCAGATAATGGAGTTGGAATTGAGAAAGAAGATTTGAAACACATTTTTGAACGGCTTTATAAGTGCGATAAAGGTCGGTCTGAGAAAGGTAGCGGTCTTGGTCTTTCCATTGTCCATCAACTTGTAGAAAAAATGGGCGGAAGCATAGCTGTTGAAAGTATACCGGGAAAAGGAACTGAATTTTCTTTGCGTTTTCCCTTGGAGATTTAA
- a CDS encoding ABC transporter permease gives MKMLRYEIKKVFSKSKNRIAVIVLFVILAITSILTINRVEYVDENGNSSVGISAARDLREAKNQWAGYLTADTLSKVLEENRTINSSKEALSDDITEQNKAYAKKQGIAGIMDVIIYAFSDYRDYNYYVTDQVSDDEVGTIYERRISTLKNWLESGEERFTQAEKDFMIQKYKELKTPFYYEYMDGWAALLQNISTFILMLALVIGFLVSGIFSDEFQTKADSIFFSARFGRSKGISAKVGAGFCIATGFYLMFVFLYTFIVLFILGADGANCPIQLDLWRSVYNITFLQAYLFIVLGGYIGTIFAATLGMLASAFTHSTPTAVIVPFIVLCAFPFLSRIITLPGLCSFFPDQLLEIYLDIKEAGLITLGSKVTTIATVIVPVYAVVCLIFQPILYRVYQKVEIK, from the coding sequence ATGAAAATGCTGCGTTATGAAATTAAAAAAGTGTTTTCTAAATCAAAAAATAGAATTGCTGTCATAGTGTTATTCGTAATACTTGCGATAACCAGTATATTAACGATTAACAGAGTGGAGTATGTTGATGAAAATGGAAATTCTTCTGTTGGAATTTCGGCTGCAAGAGATTTAAGAGAAGCCAAAAACCAATGGGCAGGTTATTTAACAGCAGATACATTAAGCAAGGTATTGGAAGAGAACAGGACAATTAACAGTTCGAAAGAGGCATTGTCGGATGACATTACAGAACAAAATAAGGCATATGCAAAAAAGCAAGGCATAGCAGGTATTATGGATGTCATTATTTATGCTTTCAGCGATTACAGAGATTATAATTATTATGTAACGGATCAGGTTTCTGATGATGAAGTTGGAACAATCTATGAAAGAAGAATTTCTACTTTAAAAAATTGGCTTGAATCTGGAGAAGAAAGATTTACACAGGCAGAAAAAGATTTTATGATTCAGAAATATAAAGAACTGAAAACTCCATTTTACTATGAATATATGGACGGTTGGGCTGCATTACTACAAAATATATCAACCTTTATTCTGATGCTGGCATTAGTGATCGGTTTTCTTGTATCCGGGATATTTTCAGATGAATTTCAGACAAAAGCAGATTCCATTTTTTTCTCTGCACGATTTGGAAGAAGCAAGGGGATTTCCGCAAAGGTAGGAGCAGGTTTTTGTATTGCTACGGGATTTTATCTGATGTTTGTATTTCTATATACGTTTATTGTACTTTTTATATTAGGTGCAGACGGTGCAAACTGTCCAATCCAGTTGGATTTGTGGAGAAGTGTTTATAATATTACTTTTTTACAGGCATATCTGTTTATTGTTCTGGGTGGATATATAGGAACGATATTTGCAGCTACACTCGGAATGTTGGCATCAGCGTTTACACACTCTACGCCAACTGCCGTTATTGTACCATTCATTGTGCTATGTGCATTTCCATTTTTAAGCAGAATTATTACATTGCCTGGATTATGCTCTTTCTTTCCAGACCAGTTATTAGAAATTTATTTGGATATCAAAGAAGCTGGACTTATAACATTGGGAAGTAAAGTAACCACAATAGCAACTGTTATTGTTCCTGTATATGCAGTGGTATGCTTGATTTTTCAGCCGATACTGTACAGGGTATACCAAAAGGTGGAGATAAAATAA
- a CDS encoding RNA polymerase sigma factor has product MYNDFLLIRKMKQGDDNAFDLFVHKYYQEILSYCYHHCFDQTYAEDFTQETFIRFFSKLPDYHYKGKTLNYLYTIAGNLCKDYLKKTKEMLLEEIELVEENQTEQILNRVLIEQVLEQLPDESREVLTLYYFQELKLTEISDTLQIGLPLVKYRLQKVRKQLRELLGKEEFDESKRKDKKI; this is encoded by the coding sequence GTGTATAATGATTTTCTACTAATTAGAAAAATGAAGCAAGGTGATGATAATGCTTTTGATTTGTTTGTCCACAAGTATTATCAAGAAATTTTAAGCTACTGTTATCATCATTGTTTTGATCAAACATATGCGGAGGATTTCACGCAGGAAACCTTTATACGTTTTTTTTCAAAATTACCCGACTATCATTATAAAGGGAAAACACTGAATTATTTATATACGATAGCAGGTAACCTATGCAAAGATTATTTGAAGAAAACAAAGGAAATGCTTCTGGAAGAAATTGAGCTTGTGGAAGAAAATCAAACAGAACAAATTTTGAATAGAGTTTTGATCGAACAGGTTTTAGAACAACTTCCAGATGAATCAAGAGAAGTACTTACTCTTTATTATTTTCAAGAACTAAAATTAACAGAAATTTCTGATACATTGCAAATTGGACTTCCACTGGTAAAGTATCGTTTGCAAAAAGTAAGGAAACAGTTGAGGGAACTTCTCGGGAAGGAGGAATTCGATGAATCAAAAAGAAAAGATAAAAAAATATAG
- a CDS encoding ABC transporter permease, with translation MTYDTAKKLTGITEQTGILAVKNSDGHLDEVLTAVQEIADENGKIEVNMIEQTIKNIQHQYRASINALYMASAILFVFGSISLMNMLMVDFQNRKREFGLLKAVGATQKQLKSMLDREIGSYLGGSLLVSLAFGGLISIAACQRLDAVNHCISLKLPWLFLIALVAVMGGIYLIFVAYAKVELKKAEILPAIREE, from the coding sequence ATGACTTATGATACAGCAAAGAAACTGACAGGAATAACAGAGCAGACGGGTATTCTGGCAGTCAAAAATTCAGACGGACATCTTGACGAAGTTTTGACCGCAGTTCAGGAGATTGCGGATGAAAATGGAAAAATAGAAGTAAATATGATTGAGCAAACGATAAAAAATATTCAGCATCAATATAGAGCTTCTATAAATGCTCTGTATATGGCCTCTGCTATTCTGTTTGTCTTTGGAAGTATCAGTCTTATGAATATGCTTATGGTTGATTTTCAGAACAGGAAACGAGAGTTTGGCCTGCTGAAGGCCGTTGGAGCAACGCAGAAGCAGCTAAAATCAATGTTAGACCGAGAGATTGGTAGTTACCTTGGTGGCTCCCTGTTGGTTTCTCTTGCATTTGGAGGACTTATCAGCATCGCAGCATGTCAACGCTTGGATGCAGTAAACCATTGTATTTCGTTGAAATTGCCGTGGCTGTTCCTCATAGCGCTTGTTGCTGTTATGGGAGGTATTTATCTGATTTTTGTAGCATATGCCAAAGTTGAATTAAAGAAAGCGGAAATTTTGCCTGCCATACGGGAAGAATAG
- a CDS encoding ABC-three component system middle component 6, whose protein sequence is MLASSNALKSSAMYIGYLILKEIQKRDTEKVSIYDVSKALKKAGITSSRQLILGLSFLYSVNIIEFEEANIWVKK, encoded by the coding sequence ATGCTGGCAAGTAGCAATGCACTAAAATCTTCTGCAATGTATATTGGTTATCTCATACTCAAAGAGATACAAAAGCGAGATACAGAAAAGGTTTCAATATATGATGTATCAAAAGCATTAAAAAAAGCAGGAATCACAAGTAGCAGGCAATTGATTTTAGGACTTTCTTTTTTATATTCTGTTAATATTATTGAGTTTGAGGAGGCGAATATATGGGTAAAGAAATAA
- a CDS encoding MerR family transcriptional regulator, protein MDYMILKEASAKWGVTPRWINYFCSGGRIPGPVKMGMVWLIPKSA, encoded by the coding sequence ATGGATTATATGATATTAAAAGAAGCTAGTGCAAAATGGGGAGTAACACCTCGTTGGATAAATTATTTTTGCTCTGGTGGACGTATTCCAGGACCTGTAAAGATGGGAATGGTTTGGCTGATACCAAAATCAGCATAA
- a CDS encoding ABC transporter ATP-binding protein → MKLELDGLTKEFGDFTAVNHINLTMTNGVYGLLGVNGAGKTTLMRMLCTLLKPTSGTICCNGKDIFSMDSEYRKLLGYLPQDFGFYPEFTVEDYLLYIAALKGIRPVVVKKRVKELIAKVGLSKVAHKKMKKLSGGMKRRAGIAQAMLNNPKILILDEPTAGLDPNERIRFRNLISELSEDRLVLLSTHIVSDIEYIANEIWLMKDGEILHKGSIDELINSMTETVWECLVPKNRVSDFMEKYKISNMKSEINQVMLRIISHEKPVENAMRVEASLEDVFLYYFGEKAGDENAAL, encoded by the coding sequence ATGAAATTAGAGCTTGATGGTTTAACAAAAGAATTTGGAGATTTTACAGCAGTCAATCATATAAATCTTACTATGACAAATGGGGTATATGGTCTTTTAGGTGTAAATGGAGCAGGTAAAACAACTCTAATGAGAATGTTGTGTACCCTTTTAAAGCCAACAAGCGGAACGATATGCTGTAATGGAAAAGATATTTTCAGCATGGACAGTGAATATCGCAAGCTGTTGGGGTATTTACCACAGGATTTTGGATTTTATCCTGAATTTACGGTAGAGGATTATTTACTTTATATTGCTGCATTGAAAGGAATCCGTCCTGTTGTCGTAAAAAAACGTGTGAAAGAGTTGATTGCTAAGGTTGGTCTTTCAAAAGTAGCTCATAAAAAAATGAAAAAATTATCTGGTGGTATGAAGCGTAGAGCCGGAATTGCACAGGCTATGTTGAATAATCCTAAGATTTTAATACTTGATGAACCAACAGCAGGACTTGATCCAAATGAAAGAATCCGATTTCGCAATCTGATTAGCGAACTTTCAGAAGACAGACTGGTATTATTATCGACACATATCGTTTCAGATATCGAGTATATTGCGAATGAAATTTGGTTGATGAAAGACGGGGAAATTCTGCATAAAGGAAGTATTGACGAACTGATAAATTCTATGACAGAAACAGTATGGGAATGTCTTGTGCCGAAAAACAGGGTATCTGATTTTATGGAAAAATATAAAATTTCCAATATGAAATCAGAAATAAATCAGGTTATGCTGCGAATTATTTCTCACGAAAAACCGGTTGAGAATGCAATGCGTGTAGAAGCGTCACTGGAAGATGTATTTTTATATTATTTTGGAGAGAAAGCAGGTGATGAAAATGCTGCGTTATGA
- a CDS encoding winged helix-turn-helix domain-containing protein, which yields MIKENFCTKLVFEGMEIDVSRRILYRGKKEVKVTSVEFQILHLLARNPGRVFSKEQIYDIVWKEPYSGDHNIVMSHIRNIRKKIEDDPSKPMYIQTVWGVGYRFNKNLSSDL from the coding sequence ATGATAAAAGAAAATTTTTGCACAAAATTAGTTTTTGAAGGAATGGAAATAGATGTTTCAAGACGAATACTATATCGAGGAAAAAAAGAAGTTAAAGTTACGAGTGTAGAGTTTCAAATTCTGCATTTATTAGCAAGAAATCCGGGCAGAGTATTTAGTAAGGAACAGATATATGACATTGTGTGGAAAGAGCCTTATTCCGGCGATCACAATATTGTTATGAGCCACATTAGAAATATTAGAAAAAAGATTGAAGATGATCCAAGTAAACCAATGTACATACAGACAGTGTGGGGAGTTGGGTATCGCTTTAATAAAAATTTAAGCAGTGATCTGTGA
- a CDS encoding DUF2326 domain-containing protein gives MGKEINRIRLNRLYSENNIFEEIIFHDGVNIILGEKYDDRSVKGRKTNGVGKSMSIEFLDFCFLNDYDKSRIVKIPKEVFPVEENVILDLDIGLEAVTIKRNRKQADKPIIIREGKTVSFDKIQDARDYLTGIIFSKLNGKKVPSFRNLFSILMRDERSEFTDIIKCHDLTKKIPDDLSAHLYLLGFSLEAYKNTIETIKEIEAVSTVLTKEKKELTQDGKKKISDVRAELNALEDELQKLEDAIESFKTNESFDAMEADLIELEDLLDQLRKRQKALRYDYEKIRKMPKPEQIDDREIELVYNQFKSELGNAIVKSLNEVVGFKNKIEEFQRMLVNQKAKELEAQLKNIAEQIRILDDEYSEKLKIIDKKGILKNLKVSLKIYEAKKEATSHTKFLFEQYEKNEKKKRMLNLQKTQQLMEIDNEIEQNKKIIDDFTDTILQIHEFIMGNKECSFSIQTIDKARRKTPVELTLRIYDDGSHSVDRTKVFIYDMALLFNQYTRDRHPLFLVHDNIFDVDQDTLVQCLNYLYKQEEQYQDFQYILTLNRDKIESEEQRKLIQMNIDEHQVAVFTKEKKFLRRDYQEK, from the coding sequence ATGGGTAAAGAAATAAATCGTATTCGTCTCAATCGACTTTATTCGGAAAATAATATTTTTGAAGAAATTATTTTTCATGATGGAGTTAATATTATATTAGGTGAGAAGTATGATGACAGATCTGTAAAAGGACGAAAAACAAATGGTGTTGGAAAATCCATGAGTATTGAATTTTTGGATTTTTGTTTTCTGAATGATTATGATAAATCCAGAATTGTAAAAATACCAAAAGAAGTTTTCCCAGTAGAAGAAAATGTAATCTTGGATTTAGACATAGGACTAGAAGCAGTTACCATAAAAAGAAATCGTAAACAAGCAGATAAACCTATAATTATCAGGGAGGGAAAAACAGTTTCCTTTGATAAAATTCAGGATGCAAGAGATTATCTAACTGGAATTATTTTTTCAAAGTTAAATGGTAAAAAAGTGCCTAGTTTTAGAAATCTTTTTTCAATTTTGATGAGGGATGAACGCTCTGAGTTTACAGATATTATAAAATGTCATGACTTGACAAAAAAGATTCCAGATGATTTAAGTGCTCATTTATATTTGTTAGGTTTTTCTTTAGAAGCATATAAGAATACAATTGAAACCATCAAGGAAATTGAGGCGGTTAGCACTGTCCTTACGAAAGAAAAAAAAGAACTGACGCAAGACGGAAAAAAGAAAATTTCAGATGTCAGAGCAGAGCTTAATGCGTTGGAAGATGAATTGCAAAAATTGGAGGATGCGATTGAGAGCTTTAAAACGAACGAGAGCTTTGATGCTATGGAAGCGGATTTAATTGAATTGGAGGATTTACTGGATCAATTAAGAAAACGGCAAAAGGCTTTGCGCTATGATTATGAAAAAATTAGAAAAATGCCAAAACCGGAACAAATTGATGACAGAGAAATTGAATTGGTCTACAATCAGTTTAAGAGTGAACTAGGAAATGCTATAGTAAAATCTCTGAATGAAGTGGTAGGGTTTAAGAATAAAATAGAAGAATTTCAAAGAATGCTAGTGAATCAAAAAGCAAAAGAATTGGAGGCTCAGTTAAAAAATATTGCGGAACAAATTCGGATATTGGATGATGAATATTCAGAAAAGCTGAAGATAATTGATAAAAAGGGAATTCTTAAAAATTTAAAGGTAAGTTTAAAAATTTACGAAGCAAAGAAAGAAGCCACTTCACATACAAAGTTTTTGTTTGAACAATACGAAAAGAACGAGAAAAAGAAAAGAATGCTAAACTTACAGAAAACGCAGCAACTCATGGAAATCGATAATGAGATTGAACAGAATAAAAAAATTATCGATGATTTTACTGATACTATTTTGCAAATTCATGAATTTATTATGGGAAATAAGGAATGTTCGTTTAGTATCCAGACAATTGACAAAGCTCGCAGAAAAACACCAGTTGAATTGACTCTTCGTATTTATGATGATGGAAGTCATAGCGTAGATAGAACAAAGGTATTTATTTATGATATGGCATTATTATTTAATCAATATACGAGAGACAGGCATCCACTGTTTTTAGTGCATGATAATATTTTTGATGTGGATCAGGATACACTTGTCCAATGTTTGAATTATCTTTATAAACAAGAAGAACAATATCAGGATTTTCAATATATTCTTACACTGAACCGAGATAAAATTGAAAGTGAAGAGCAGAGAAAATTGATCCAAATGAATATTGATGAGCATCAAGTGGCTGTTTTTACGAAGGAAAAGAAATTTTTGAGACGAGATTATCAGGAAAAATAA
- a CDS encoding relaxase/mobilization nuclease domain-containing protein: MAILKHIASKNADYGESERYLIFQHDEYTQKPVLDENGHMIIREEYYLDGVNCDPFTFAVECQETNAYFHKNQSFNEIKSHHYIISFDPKDRDEHGLSGEQAQKLGVEYARENFPGHQALVCTHTDGHNGSGNIHVHIVINSVRKYDTEPQPYMEFDRDSKAGYKHHLSDRYRIYLKQKVMDMCRSNGLNQVDLLNPAEKKISEKEYWAKRRGQKNLDEHNAELKKKGLTPRQTTFQTEKQYLRDAIDAVASQATSQEEFSRLLSDRYNITFKVSRGRYSYLHPNRQKYITGRNLGTLYEENHLLQVFQENSNRQHAKKSHSTDRPVTDFSEQSKSSASVQTDETTYSFLFIKSDLRLVTDLLHCIKAQQSQAYAQKVKLSNLKMMAQTVAYVQEHGFQSKEDLDTALSNASAQSTDTRNTLKSTEDALKI; this comes from the coding sequence ATGGCAATACTGAAACACATCGCAAGTAAAAATGCAGATTATGGAGAATCTGAACGTTATCTGATTTTTCAGCATGACGAATATACGCAGAAACCTGTCCTTGACGAAAATGGGCATATGATCATTCGTGAAGAATACTACCTTGATGGCGTAAACTGCGATCCGTTTACCTTTGCAGTGGAATGTCAGGAAACAAATGCTTATTTCCACAAGAACCAATCCTTCAACGAAATCAAATCTCACCATTATATTATCAGCTTCGATCCAAAGGACAGGGACGAACATGGTTTAAGTGGAGAACAGGCACAGAAACTTGGCGTGGAATATGCCCGAGAGAATTTTCCCGGACACCAGGCTCTTGTCTGCACCCACACTGATGGTCATAATGGCAGTGGAAATATTCATGTGCATATTGTAATCAACAGTGTGCGAAAATATGATACAGAGCCACAGCCCTATATGGAATTTGACCGGGATTCAAAAGCCGGATATAAACATCATCTTTCTGACAGATACAGAATCTACTTAAAGCAAAAAGTTATGGATATGTGCCGTTCCAATGGACTAAACCAGGTAGATCTTCTGAACCCCGCAGAAAAGAAAATATCTGAAAAAGAATACTGGGCAAAACGCAGAGGTCAAAAAAATCTCGATGAACACAATGCAGAACTGAAAAAGAAAGGACTTACTCCAAGACAGACAACATTTCAAACGGAGAAGCAATACCTTCGTGATGCGATTGATGCAGTTGCTTCACAGGCAACATCACAGGAAGAATTTTCCAGATTGCTGTCTGATAGATATAATATCACATTTAAAGTCAGTCGTGGCAGATACAGCTACCTGCATCCTAATCGTCAAAAATACATCACTGGAAGAAATCTCGGAACGCTTTATGAAGAAAATCATCTTCTGCAGGTATTCCAGGAGAACTCCAACAGACAACACGCTAAAAAGTCACATTCTACTGACAGACCAGTTACAGATTTTTCAGAACAGTCAAAATCGTCAGCTTCTGTCCAAACTGACGAAACTACATACTCTTTCCTTTTCATAAAATCTGATTTACGACTTGTAACAGATTTGCTGCACTGTATCAAGGCACAGCAAAGTCAGGCATACGCACAAAAGGTAAAGCTGTCTAATCTTAAGATGATGGCTCAGACAGTTGCCTATGTACAGGAACATGGTTTCCAGAGCAAGGAAGATTTAGATACTGCCCTTTCCAATGCCTCTGCCCAAAGCACTGATACCAGAAATACTCTGAAATCCACAGAAGACGCTTTAAAAATATAA
- a CDS encoding M15 family metallopeptidase — protein sequence MKRYARRKKFKVKKLFILLFTVMLCVMAGKVLHSSLTTPFLGNITHHMASEDHGWNLILVNRENYIPADYEVQLTELSNGKKVDSRIYPELQEMFNAARAQGYGLFVREGYRTQEEQQQLMNEKIEAYENEGKSKSEAKKLAEQWVAIPGTSEHQLGIAVDINADTTKSSRDDVYNWLEENAHTYGFIKRYPSNKTDITGVINEPWHYRYVGKEAASAIYSQGICLEEYIETLE from the coding sequence TTGAAACGATATGCAAGACGAAAAAAATTTAAAGTAAAAAAACTTTTTATCCTGTTATTTACAGTAATGTTATGTGTGATGGCAGGAAAGGTTCTTCATTCATCTTTAACAACGCCTTTTCTTGGAAATATAACACACCATATGGCCAGTGAAGATCATGGCTGGAATCTGATTCTTGTAAATCGTGAGAATTATATTCCTGCTGATTATGAAGTACAGCTTACAGAATTATCAAATGGAAAAAAGGTTGATTCCAGAATTTACCCGGAGTTGCAGGAAATGTTTAATGCTGCAAGGGCGCAGGGATATGGTTTGTTTGTTAGAGAGGGATATAGGACACAGGAAGAACAGCAGCAACTAATGAACGAAAAAATAGAAGCATATGAAAATGAGGGAAAATCGAAGTCCGAAGCGAAAAAACTTGCAGAGCAATGGGTGGCAATTCCTGGAACAAGTGAACATCAGCTTGGTATTGCAGTCGATATAAACGCAGATACTACAAAAAGTTCAAGAGATGATGTTTATAACTGGCTTGAGGAAAATGCTCATACATATGGTTTTATAAAGCGTTATCCTTCAAATAAGACGGATATAACAGGTGTTATAAATGAACCTTGGCATTACAGATACGTCGGGAAAGAAGCTGCGTCGGCAATATACTCTCAAGGAATTTGTTTGGAAGAATATATAGAAACGCTGGAATAG
- a CDS encoding helix-turn-helix domain-containing protein, with protein sequence MSFEDNEEHIINNILSCLNEETEVLRQQIVNKRKLIFDGLRIDEYKRIVVREDNEIELTYTEFEILLLLAQNAGIVFSKE encoded by the coding sequence TTGTCCTTTGAAGATAACGAAGAACATATTATCAACAATATTTTATCATGTTTGAATGAGGAAACAGAAGTCTTACGACAGCAGATTGTCAATAAACGAAAACTGATATTTGATGGACTTCGCATTGATGAATATAAGCGGATTGTGGTTCGGGAAGATAATGAGATTGAGTTGACTTACACAGAGTTTGAAATCTTATTGTTGTTAGCACAAAATGCCGGAATAGTATTCAGTAAGGAGTAG